In one Salipiger abyssi genomic region, the following are encoded:
- a CDS encoding GNAT family N-acetyltransferase, whose amino-acid sequence MLQRTINTKRLLLRGWKPDDHAPFAAMCADPDVMRYIGNGKTRTADDAARYIASFKKEWKERGFGLFAVESKQTGDLIGFTGLSWPDFLPEVLPSVEIGWRFSKPSWGKGFASEAAAAALSFGVNELGITDIVSIYQLENGASARIMQKLGMIFDRRTIDPTCEREVEVYRLPKQ is encoded by the coding sequence ATGTTACAGCGCACGATCAATACCAAACGACTACTGCTGCGAGGCTGGAAGCCTGATGATCACGCACCATTTGCGGCAATGTGCGCTGACCCCGACGTCATGCGCTACATCGGAAATGGGAAAACGCGAACCGCGGACGACGCGGCACGATACATCGCGTCCTTCAAGAAAGAGTGGAAAGAGCGGGGCTTTGGGTTGTTTGCTGTCGAATCCAAGCAAACCGGTGACCTGATCGGCTTCACAGGGTTGTCTTGGCCGGACTTCTTACCTGAAGTGTTACCCTCCGTCGAAATCGGTTGGAGGTTTTCCAAGCCGAGTTGGGGGAAAGGCTTCGCAAGCGAAGCGGCGGCTGCCGCTCTTTCATTCGGCGTCAACGAACTGGGCATCACCGATATCGTGAGTATTTACCAGCTCGAGAACGGCGCGTCGGCGCGCATCATGCAAAAGCTCGGCATGATTTTTGACCGACGAACGATTGATCCAACCTGTGAACGCGAGGTTGAGGTCTATCGTCTACCTAAACAATAA
- a CDS encoding DUF4376 domain-containing protein encodes MSNIDLTRIITAEDKTAAEQARRKSALHAERSRRVEAGTVLALSFGSIPVQGRAFDQSVILGLSQRAAALQSAGDTTTTLTYRDAENAMHELTAAQFLELAAAATAWIEAVMQASWTMIDSGQIPADFAEDAHWPT; translated from the coding sequence ATGAGCAATATCGACCTCACCAGGATCATCACCGCCGAGGACAAGACGGCGGCGGAGCAGGCGCGGCGCAAGTCGGCGCTGCATGCGGAACGCAGCCGCCGCGTCGAGGCCGGCACTGTGCTTGCCCTGTCATTCGGCTCCATCCCCGTCCAGGGGCGCGCATTCGATCAAAGCGTGATCCTGGGCCTGTCCCAGCGCGCCGCGGCACTCCAATCCGCAGGGGACACGACCACGACGCTGACCTACCGGGATGCCGAGAACGCCATGCACGAGCTCACGGCGGCGCAGTTTCTGGAGCTTGCCGCAGCCGCGACCGCGTGGATCGAGGCGGTGATGCAGGCGAGCTGGACCATGATCGACAGTGGCCAGATCCCGGCAGACTTCGCCGAAGATGCGCACTGGCCGACCTGA
- a CDS encoding peptidoglycan-binding protein, with translation MINIDQLAAIAGRPANDNMRSILLGLQTHGQAAGLDLPHRLAQYLGQLAHEMGGFLWDEEIWGPTAAQRRYDTRTDLGNTAAADGDGYKYRGRTGMHITGKANTRAFRDWCRAEIDPAAPDFVADPDLMNSDPWEGLGPVWYWQSRDLNRYADQGDTEMVTRRINGGLNGYSDRLARYTRAALVLLGYGSEAVRLFQDDAGLSVDGIAGPKTRAALHAALVAAGAGAPPAPSRFDTLADALAQIRDTASRALAGA, from the coding sequence ATGATCAATATCGACCAGCTGGCGGCCATTGCGGGCCGGCCGGCCAATGACAATATGCGCTCCATTCTGCTGGGGCTCCAGACCCACGGCCAGGCGGCGGGGCTCGATCTGCCGCATCGCCTGGCGCAGTATCTCGGGCAGCTCGCCCATGAGATGGGCGGCTTCCTCTGGGATGAGGAGATCTGGGGGCCGACCGCGGCGCAGCGGCGCTACGACACCCGCACCGATCTCGGCAACACCGCTGCCGCCGATGGCGACGGGTACAAGTATCGCGGTCGCACCGGCATGCACATCACCGGCAAGGCGAACACCCGCGCATTCCGCGACTGGTGCCGGGCCGAGATCGACCCCGCCGCGCCGGATTTTGTCGCCGATCCCGACCTGATGAACAGTGATCCCTGGGAGGGGCTCGGGCCGGTCTGGTACTGGCAAAGCCGCGATCTCAACCGCTACGCCGATCAGGGCGATACCGAGATGGTCACCCGCCGGATCAATGGCGGGCTGAACGGCTACAGCGACCGGCTCGCGCGCTACACCCGCGCCGCGCTGGTGCTGCTCGGATACGGTTCCGAGGCGGTGCGGCTCTTCCAGGACGATGCCGGGCTGAGTGTCGACGGCATCGCCGGGCCAAAGACCCGCGCCGCGCTGCATGCGGCGCTGGTGGCCGCCGGGGCAGGGGCGCCGCCTGCGCCCTCGCGCTTTGACACCCTGGCCGACGCTCTGGCGCAGATCCGCGACACGGCAAGCCGCGCCCTGGCCGGCGCGTGA